In Prunus dulcis chromosome 1, ALMONDv2, whole genome shotgun sequence, the following are encoded in one genomic region:
- the LOC117620752 gene encoding uncharacterized protein At2g23090-like, with protein MGGGNGQKSKMARQRNMEKQKAAAKGSQLDSNKKSMTIQCKVCMQVFICTTSEVKCREHAEAKHPKSDVYTCFPHLQK; from the exons ATGGGAGGAGGCAACGGTCAGAAGTCCAAGATGGCTCGCCAGAGGAACATGGAGAAGCAAAAAGCTGCTGCCAAAG GAAGCCAGCTTGATTCAAACAAGAAATCAATGACAATACAG TGCAAGGTGTGCATGCAGGTTTTTATTTGCACCACGTCTGAGGTGAAGTGCAGGGAGCATGCAGAAGCAAAACATCCCAAATCTGATGTTTATACATGTTTTCCTCACCTTCAGAAATGA
- the LOC117620739 gene encoding acyl-CoA-binding domain-containing protein 3-like: MELVQDLFLTASFALILSFLVAKLVAMAVAGRQSEAEFRECENAGGCVVLEEVSFEERRLKVEKAFHGQRRVEFVGEAKEVDQFQFEDKPVHRVEEIEETLQHHEEGRELTEKVLEEEGLGGEESVAVGLPENPSYGEEKVSVEKARDFDHQNLENREVEEIGAESATNDVVTAQSEELSAVAFDEAKGKSEANEIKLKATDFDRERGHEAQQSSEKRGVEEIGAESTNDVVSAQPEEVWAEAHVASEVKFNNYSDEDDWEGIEKSELDDDFTAAVKFEGR, from the coding sequence ATGGAGCTAGTACAGGACCTGTTTTTGACGGCGTCTTTCGCGCTGATTCTCTCTTTCCTGGTTGCGAAGCTCGTTGCCATGGCGGTGGCTGGCCGTCAATCGGAAGCGGAGTTCAGAGAGTGTGAGAATGCCGGTGGATGTGTTGTTTTGGAGGAGGTGAGTTTCGAAGAGAGGAGACTGAAAGTGGAAAAGGCTTTTCACGGCCAGAGGAGGGTTGAGTTCGTCGGAGAAGCGAAGGAAGTCGATCAATTTCAATTCGAAGACAAACCGGTTCATCGAGTTgaggaaattgaagaaacaCTGCAGCATCATGAAGAAGGTCGTGAATTGACGGAGAAGGTGTTGGAGGAAGAAGGTTTGGGAGGAGAAGAGTCGGTGGCCGTCGGATTGCCGGAGAATCCATCGTACGGCGAGGAGAAGGTGTCGGTTGAGAAAGCGAGAGACTTCGATCATCAAAACTTGGAGAACAGAGAAGTTGAGGAAATTGGGGCCGAATCAGCAACGAACGACGTCGTTACTGCACAATCTGAGGAGCTTAGTGCTGTGGCTTTCGATGAAGCAAAGGGAAAGAGCGAAGCGAATGAGATTAAACTGAAAGCTACCGACTTTGATCGTGAACGTGGCCACGAGGCTCAGCAAAGCTCGGAGAAGAGAGGAGTTGAAGAAATTGGCGCTGAATCAACAAACGATGTCGTTTCTGCACAACCTGAGGAAGTTTGGGCTGAGGCACACGTGGCCAGTGAGGttaaattcaacaattatagTGATGAGGATGATTGGGAAGGGATTGAGAAGAGTGAGTTGGATGATGATTTTACTGCTGCTGTGAAATTTGAAGGACGATGA